The uncultured Roseibium sp. genome contains a region encoding:
- the pstA gene encoding phosphate ABC transporter permease PstA, which produces MSDATATADTAAAVSPRKGSLLVLDKRTKQRNAAEARFRLIGQIAVTIGVLALVGLLTSILMNGLSSFSQTFISVNVYLDPAKLDKNGNRNLDDIAKVTTFGYAPLIKKALADKMAEEGISIEGLSEKDAAKLVSKQAPADLRNYVLAHPSSIGKTVPFNLLASGRIDGYYKGRVTMESAKLDRNVSPQQLMLADELKADGVLTTRFNWEFFTAPDASDTRPEAAGLGVAILGSAYMMLIVLALSLPLGVAASIYLEEFAPQNAFTDIIEVNIANLAAVPSIVFGILGLAVFINFAGLPQSAPIVGGLVLTLMTLPTIIIATRAALKAVPPSIRDAALGVGASKMQSVFHHVLPLAMPGILTGTIIGLAQALGETAPLLLIGMVAFVREYPGAPPEGFFDPASALPVQVYNWTQRGDPAFVERASGAIIVLLVFLILMNLIAIILRRRFERRW; this is translated from the coding sequence ATGAGCGACGCAACCGCAACGGCCGACACCGCCGCAGCCGTGAGCCCGCGCAAGGGATCGCTGCTGGTCCTCGACAAGCGCACCAAGCAGCGCAACGCCGCGGAAGCCCGCTTCCGCCTGATCGGGCAGATCGCCGTGACGATCGGCGTGCTCGCGCTGGTGGGGCTTCTGACCTCGATCCTGATGAACGGGCTGTCGTCCTTCAGCCAGACCTTCATTTCGGTCAATGTCTATCTTGATCCGGCTAAGCTGGACAAGAATGGCAATCGCAATCTGGACGACATCGCCAAGGTCACGACGTTCGGCTATGCGCCCCTGATCAAGAAGGCGCTCGCGGACAAGATGGCGGAGGAGGGGATCTCCATCGAAGGGTTGAGCGAGAAGGATGCTGCGAAACTGGTCTCCAAACAGGCGCCGGCAGACTTGCGCAACTATGTTCTCGCCCATCCGTCGAGCATCGGCAAAACCGTTCCGTTCAACCTTCTCGCTTCCGGACGCATCGACGGCTATTACAAGGGGCGCGTCACCATGGAGAGCGCGAAGCTCGACCGGAACGTGTCTCCGCAGCAGCTTATGCTGGCGGACGAGCTGAAGGCGGACGGCGTGCTGACAACCCGGTTCAACTGGGAATTCTTCACAGCGCCTGACGCATCCGATACCCGGCCCGAGGCCGCGGGTCTGGGCGTGGCGATCCTCGGGTCTGCCTACATGATGCTCATCGTGCTGGCATTGTCATTGCCGCTTGGGGTCGCCGCGTCGATCTACCTGGAGGAATTCGCTCCCCAGAACGCCTTCACCGACATTATCGAGGTCAACATCGCCAACCTCGCCGCGGTCCCGTCGATCGTCTTCGGTATCCTGGGTCTGGCCGTCTTCATCAACTTTGCCGGATTACCCCAGTCGGCGCCGATCGTCGGCGGTCTGGTTTTGACGCTGATGACCCTGCCGACGATCATCATCGCTACCCGAGCCGCACTGAAGGCGGTGCCGCCTTCGATCCGCGATGCGGCTCTGGGTGTCGGCGCTTCGAAGATGCAATCGGTCTTCCACCATGTCCTGCCGCTGGCCATGCCCGGCATCCTGACGGGAACGATCATCGGTCTCGCCCAGGCGCTCGGGGAAACCGCGCCGCTCCTGCTGATCGGTATGGTGGCCTTTGTCCGTGAGTATCCCGGTGCTCCGCCGGAAGGATTCTTCGACCCCGCCTCCGCTCTGCCGGTCCAGGTCTATAACTGGACCCAGCGCGGCGATCCGGCCTTCGTCGAACGCGCTTCGGGAGCGATCATCGTTCTGCTGGTGTTCCTGATCCTCATGAACCTGATCGCGATCATTCTTCGCCGGCGCTTCGAGCGCCGCTGGTAA
- the pstC gene encoding phosphate ABC transporter permease subunit PstC yields the protein MSVGILILIVLGLAVLGYFVGRQRALSQAANEGRKLHSLPSYYGQFLALFTAIPALLLLAAWLFVQPMLIEGRVSGMIPDSVIPEGGARSLVMSDVRRIADGLDALMERGGISEDDLVRMRADFTNVRSRLADVGVALGGNVPVEVFDAAKTYRSQQKTGSLLMTVAVLGLALVAGAWAFTRIRPELRARNNSETFVKTLLLGSSMVAILTTVGIVGSLLFETFNFFKLYPAKDFFFSSVWNPQFRGGSDLGILPLLWGTFYVSFVALVVAVPIGLMIAVYLSEYAGRAVRNLAKPAIEVLAGIPTIVYGLFALITVGPFLRDWFAQPLGLGTSSSSVLTAGLVMGIMLIPFVSSLSDDIINAVPQAMRDGSYGLGATRSETIKQVILPAALPGVVGAILLAASRAIGETMIVVLGAGASAKLDLNPFEAMTTVTVKIVSQLTGDTEFASPETLVAFALGLTLFVFTLGLNVLALYIVRKYREQYE from the coding sequence ATGAGCGTGGGCATCCTAATCCTGATTGTGCTGGGCCTTGCTGTGCTCGGCTACTTCGTAGGCAGGCAGCGTGCCTTGTCTCAGGCGGCGAATGAAGGCCGCAAACTGCACTCTCTTCCAAGTTATTACGGACAATTCCTGGCGCTGTTCACAGCCATTCCCGCTCTGCTTCTTCTGGCTGCCTGGCTGTTCGTGCAGCCGATGCTGATTGAAGGCCGCGTGAGCGGAATGATCCCCGACAGCGTCATTCCCGAAGGGGGCGCGCGCAGTCTGGTGATGTCCGACGTTCGCCGGATCGCGGACGGCCTGGATGCTCTGATGGAGCGTGGCGGTATCAGCGAGGACGACCTCGTCCGGATGCGCGCCGACTTCACCAACGTCCGCAGCCGCCTTGCCGATGTCGGCGTCGCGCTGGGAGGCAACGTTCCCGTCGAGGTTTTCGACGCCGCCAAGACGTATCGGTCCCAACAGAAGACCGGCTCTTTGCTGATGACGGTTGCCGTGTTGGGGCTGGCGCTTGTCGCCGGAGCATGGGCCTTTACGCGCATACGGCCCGAACTGCGTGCCAGAAACAACAGCGAAACCTTCGTCAAGACGCTTTTGCTCGGCTCGTCGATGGTTGCGATCCTGACAACGGTCGGCATCGTCGGTTCGCTGCTGTTCGAGACCTTCAACTTTTTCAAACTGTATCCGGCGAAGGACTTCTTCTTCTCCTCGGTGTGGAACCCGCAGTTTCGGGGCGGATCCGATCTCGGTATTCTGCCGCTGCTGTGGGGAACGTTTTATGTCTCGTTCGTGGCGTTGGTGGTGGCCGTTCCGATCGGTCTGATGATCGCGGTCTATCTTTCCGAGTATGCCGGAAGAGCCGTGCGTAACCTGGCGAAGCCCGCCATCGAGGTGCTGGCCGGTATCCCGACCATCGTCTACGGTCTGTTCGCACTGATCACCGTCGGGCCCTTCCTTCGCGACTGGTTTGCACAGCCCCTGGGGCTTGGAACCTCGTCTTCGTCGGTTCTGACAGCCGGCCTGGTGATGGGCATCATGCTGATCCCCTTCGTCAGCTCTCTGTCCGACGACATCATCAACGCGGTGCCCCAGGCCATGCGCGACGGCTCCTACGGATTGGGCGCGACCCGGTCTGAGACCATCAAGCAGGTCATCCTGCCCGCGGCCCTTCCAGGCGTCGTCGGTGCAATCCTGCTGGCCGCCAGCCGTGCCATCGGGGAAACGATGATCGTGGTTCTGGGGGCCGGGGCATCCGCAAAACTGGACCTCAATCCGTTCGAGGCCATGACGACCGTCACCGTCAAAATCGTCAGTCAGCTGACCGGGGATACAGAATTCGCCAGCCCGGAAACGCTGGTTGCCTTCGCCCTGGGCCTGACCCTGTTTGTCTTCACTCTGGGGCTGAACGTGCTGGCCCTTTATATCGTGCGCAAGTACCGGGAGCAGTACGAATGA
- a CDS encoding substrate-binding domain-containing protein: MKFKTLVSVAALSVAGTVVAGAAQARDQIQIAGSSTVLPYASIVAEAFGENFEFPTPVVESGGSGAGRKKLCEGVGENTIDIANSSSRIKQSDIDLCAKNGVAEIQEVRIGYDGIVFASDINGPAFAFTPADWHKALAAKVLVDGKLVDNPYKTWDQVRADLPKQEILAFVPGTKHGTREVFDEKVIADGCEEDGTFEAIMAENGGDKKAAKKSCMDLRTDGVSVDIDGDYTETLARVDANKNGFGVFGLSFYQNNTDKLQVATMSGVTPSTETIASGEYPVSRPLFFYVKNAHLDVIPGMQEYIEFFVSDEMAGPDGPLAAYGLVSDPELAKTQEMVKNRTPMGPLK, encoded by the coding sequence GTGAAATTCAAGACCCTCGTTAGCGTGGCAGCACTGTCTGTTGCCGGAACCGTTGTCGCTGGTGCCGCTCAGGCACGCGACCAGATCCAGATCGCTGGTTCGTCCACCGTTCTGCCGTACGCGTCCATCGTTGCTGAAGCATTTGGCGAAAACTTCGAATTCCCGACTCCGGTTGTTGAATCGGGCGGTTCGGGTGCCGGCCGCAAGAAGCTGTGTGAAGGCGTCGGTGAAAACACCATCGACATCGCCAACTCCTCTTCGCGCATCAAGCAGTCGGACATCGATCTGTGCGCCAAGAACGGCGTTGCCGAAATCCAGGAAGTTCGCATCGGTTATGACGGCATCGTCTTCGCCAGCGACATCAACGGCCCGGCTTTCGCCTTCACCCCGGCCGACTGGCACAAGGCCCTGGCCGCCAAGGTTCTCGTGGACGGCAAGCTGGTCGACAACCCCTACAAGACCTGGGATCAGGTCCGCGCCGATCTGCCGAAGCAGGAAATCCTGGCCTTCGTCCCGGGTACCAAGCACGGTACTCGTGAAGTCTTCGACGAAAAGGTGATTGCCGACGGCTGTGAAGAAGACGGCACCTTCGAAGCCATCATGGCTGAAAACGGCGGCGACAAAAAAGCTGCCAAGAAGTCCTGCATGGACCTGCGCACCGACGGCGTATCCGTCGACATCGACGGCGACTACACCGAAACCCTGGCCCGCGTTGACGCCAACAAGAACGGTTTCGGTGTGTTCGGCCTGTCCTTCTACCAGAACAACACCGACAAGCTGCAGGTTGCGACCATGTCCGGTGTGACCCCGTCCACCGAGACGATCGCTTCCGGCGAATATCCGGTTTCCCGTCCGCTGTTCTTCTACGTGAAGAACGCGCACCTGGACGTGATCCCGGGCATGCAGGAATACATCGAGTTCTTCGTGTCTGACGAAATGGCTGGCCCGGACGGCCCGCTGGCCGCTTACGGCCTCGTCTCCGATCCGGAGCTGGCCAAGACCCAGGAAATGGTCAAGAACCGCACTCCGATGGGTCCGCTGAAGTAA
- a CDS encoding ATP-binding protein, protein MTSPDDLAIDLEEAAPLSRFRDARWLVFVGVVLGAVASGVYGVPVLASLSGVVILAMVAAFVPRRSRSMKLQAGQRRQLRRMWPGTGMKVTVDALPVPCFVADGRGITRYVNAAAIDYYGQVKPGDPLSFSLRAPSLLEAFDRVSTTGEPERIHWQEKVPTEAFFEAHVAPVYMPGSAVADNLPTKPDFILVVINDQTEQKRLERMRTDFVANASHELRTPLASLTGFVETLQGPAKDDPEARDRFLKIMLEQAGRMRRLIDDILSLSRIELKAHVRPSASVDLIEIARHTADALAPLAHDLGITIRTEVDVDDAIVRGDRDELIQVAENLVENALKYGGDGEFVDIRISMKKNGDPVDHICLSVQDYGAGIASEHVPRLTERFYRVDVGSSRAMKGTGLGLAIVKHILARHRARLEIASAPGKGSVFTVHFLPIEAS, encoded by the coding sequence TTGACTTCGCCAGACGATCTGGCCATTGACTTGGAAGAGGCTGCTCCGCTGTCGCGATTCCGCGACGCGCGCTGGCTTGTGTTCGTTGGCGTCGTGCTGGGGGCTGTTGCGTCCGGAGTTTACGGCGTTCCCGTGCTCGCCTCCCTGTCGGGGGTCGTTATCCTGGCAATGGTGGCTGCGTTCGTGCCGCGTCGTTCACGGTCGATGAAGCTGCAGGCCGGCCAGCGGCGCCAGCTCCGGCGCATGTGGCCTGGAACCGGCATGAAGGTGACGGTCGATGCCCTGCCGGTTCCGTGTTTCGTTGCTGACGGCCGCGGCATTACCCGTTATGTCAATGCGGCGGCGATCGACTATTACGGTCAGGTCAAACCCGGCGACCCCCTGTCCTTCTCCCTGCGGGCGCCGTCTCTGCTGGAAGCGTTCGACCGCGTGTCGACAACCGGCGAACCGGAACGGATCCACTGGCAGGAAAAGGTTCCGACCGAAGCCTTCTTCGAGGCCCATGTGGCTCCCGTTTACATGCCCGGGTCCGCGGTCGCCGACAATCTGCCGACCAAGCCGGATTTCATTCTGGTGGTCATCAACGACCAGACGGAACAAAAGCGCCTCGAACGGATGCGCACCGACTTCGTTGCGAATGCAAGCCATGAATTGCGTACGCCGCTCGCGTCCCTGACCGGTTTCGTCGAAACCTTGCAGGGACCGGCCAAGGACGACCCGGAGGCACGGGACCGATTCCTCAAAATCATGCTGGAGCAGGCCGGCCGTATGCGTCGCCTGATCGACGATATCCTGTCCTTGTCCAGAATCGAACTTAAGGCACACGTCCGGCCGAGCGCGTCGGTCGATCTGATCGAGATCGCACGCCATACGGCGGATGCGCTCGCACCGCTGGCGCACGATCTGGGAATCACGATTCGCACCGAGGTCGATGTTGACGATGCCATCGTCCGGGGGGATCGCGACGAGCTGATACAGGTGGCGGAAAATCTCGTCGAGAACGCCTTGAAGTACGGCGGCGACGGGGAGTTCGTGGATATCCGCATCTCCATGAAAAAGAATGGTGACCCGGTGGACCACATCTGCCTTTCGGTGCAGGACTACGGCGCGGGAATTGCGTCGGAACATGTCCCCCGTCTGACGGAGCGCTTCTACCGGGTGGATGTGGGCTCCAGCCGCGCCATGAAGGGGACGGGTCTCGGGCTTGCGATCGTGAAGCACATTCTGGCGCGCCACCGGGCCCGGCTCGAAATCGCCAGCGCCCCTGGAAAGGGGTCTGTGTTTACAGTTCACTTCCTGCCCATTGAAGCCTCCTGA